One window of the Athene noctua chromosome 5, bAthNoc1.hap1.1, whole genome shotgun sequence genome contains the following:
- the CAMSAP2 gene encoding calmodulin-regulated spectrin-associated protein 2 isoform X3 has protein sequence MGDAADPKEMRKTFIVPAIKPFDHYDFSRAKIACNLAWLVAKAFGTENVPEELREPFYTDQYDQEHIKPPVVNLLLSAELYCRAGSLILKSDAAKPLLGHDAVIQALAQKGLYVTDQEKLVTERDLHKKPIQMSAHLAMIDTLMMAYTVEMVSVEKVIACTQQYSSFFQATDLPYDIEDAVMYWINKVNEHLKDIMEQEQKLKEHHSAESAGGQKARYRKEQTLLKQLPCIPLVENLLKDGTDGCALAALIHFYCPDIVKLEDICLKETMSLADSLYNLQLIQEFCQEYLNQCCHFSLEDMLYAASSVKSNYLVFMAELFWWFEVVKPSFVQPRVVVDPQAEHAKDAASAHSLNANRRNYVDGPSGSEFVARFNYPQPYSSVPGVIRRSTSMSYVDGYVGTWPKEKRSSLHGVSFDISFDKEKSIPVSTPNRGITRSVSNEGLTLNINRMPKHIRKNLSFKPVNGEEENQDIEEEKDTIAHKDTKANQSLNTNHKNANESSHYRFPNEALQNRAVLDDFGNQIETPSIEEALQIIHDTEKSPRVIQPDQITNGFFLHNQELSILNSNIKPNQSTPDTITDTKGALSPVTDNTEVDTGIHVPSEDIPETMDEDSSLRDYTVSMDSDMEEPSKFLQDYDMRASNHRDQLSPCPSSVSTKSQAGSSASSSSGVKMTSFAEQKFRKLNHTDSRSSGSSSQKTTPEGSELNIPHVVAWNHIPEEASVPQGRDTTQLLASEMVHLRMKLEEKRRAIEAQKKKVEAAFTKQRQKMGRTAFLNVVKKKGDGVSPLREEAAGAEDEKVFTDSNRLKEKETQKCDEQTSKISELIKENPENSHSKWLKSPATPMDAEKHWNLASPSEENFNEGDILEYTKSIEKLNSSLHFLQQEMQRLSLQQEMLMQMREQQAWVISPPQPSPQKQIRDFKSSSRHMGTPSPIAPFSQESPRSTHQSPQSSNKKNASFHIKMQRTPRPNELKITPLNRTLTAPRSVDSLPRLRRFSPSQVPIQTRSFVCFGDDGEHTGEPQLRGNLLKEVKPTEEITKEGPKLLKQCEQKLEEKEIKPIESNVSEVLSQPITETVCLTPNEDQLSQPILPTPAPKTANLIEVSLSDLKPPEKNEVSVEKYEGESDKEQFEDDQKVCCGFFFKDDQKAENDMAMKRAALLEKRLRRERETLLRKQQLEAELEHKKEETRRKTEEERQKKEDERARREFIKQEYMRRKQLKLMEEMDTVIKPRSLSIKQKKPRPKSIHRDHIESPKTPIKGPPVSSLSLASLNTGDNESVQSGKRTPRSESVEGFLSPSRCGSRNGEKDWENASTTSSVASATEYTGPKLFKEPSAKSNKYIIQNALAHCCLAGKVNEGQKKKILEEMEKSDANNFLILFRDSGCQFRSLYTYCPDTEEINKLTGIGPKSITKKMIEGLYKYNSDRKQFSHIPAKTLSASVDAITIHSHLWQTKRPVTPKKLLPTKA, from the exons AGTGCTCACTTGGCCATGATTGATACTCTCATGATGGCATATACTGTAGAGATGGTCAGTGTTGAGAAAGTGATTGCATGTACCCAGCAGTATTCATCCTTTTTTCAAGCTACTGATCTACCTTATGACATTGAGGATGCTGTCATGTACTGGATAAACAAG GTAAATGAACATTTGAAAGACATAATGGAACAGGAACAAAAGCTAAAAGAGCATCACAGTGCAGAATCTGCAGGAGGTCAGAAG GCTCGTTACAGGAAGGAGCAAACATTGCTTAAACAGCTGCCCTGCATTCCGTTAGTGGAGAATCTGCTGAAAGATGGTACAGATGGTTGTGCTCTTGCAGCCCTGATCCACTTCTACTGTCCAGATATCGTCAAACTGGAGG ATATTTGTTTGAAGGAGACGATGTCTTTGGCTGACAGCCTGTATAATCTACAACTGATTCAAGAATTTTGTCAAGAATACCTTAACCAGTGTTGCCATTTCAGTCTTGAGGATATGCTCTATGCAGCTTCTTCAGTaaag agcaACTACCTGGTGTTCATGGCAGAATTGTTCTGGTGGTTTGAAGTGGTGAAGCCATCATTTGTACAACCTCGTGTTGTTGTGGATCCCCAAG CTGAACATGCAAAAGATGCAGCTTCTGCTCACAGCTTGAATGCTAACAGAAGAAATTATGTGGATGGCCCATCTGGTTCTGAATTCGTAGCCAG ATTTAACTATCCA CAGCCTTATTCATCTGTTCCAG GAGTCATCAGAAGGTCCACATCAATGTCTTATGTAGATGGGTATGTAGGGACATGGCCCAAAGAAAAAAG GTCATCATTACATGGAGTTTCATTTGACATTTCTtttgacaaagaaaaaagcaTTCCAGTATCTACTCCAAACAGAGGAATTACTAGATCTGTGAGCAATGAAGGCCTTACACTAAACATCAACCGTATGCCAAAACATATTAGAAAAAATCTGTCCTTCAAACCAGTAAATGGAGAAGAGGAAAATCAAGATATTGAAGAGGAAAAGGACACGATAGCTCATAAAGACACGAAAGCCAATCAGTCACTTAACACAAATCACAAAAATGCCAATGAGAGCAGCCACTACAGGTTTCCAAATGAAGCTTTGCAAAACAGGGCAGTTCTGGATGATTTTGGCAATCAGATTGAAACACCAAGCATTGAAGAGGCTTTGCAGATAATTCATGACACTGAAAAATCTCCCAGAGTTATCCAACCAGACCAAATTACAAATGGGTTCTTTCTTCACAATCAGGAACTGAGCATCTTGAATTCAAACATTAAACCAAATCAGTCTACCCCTGATACAATTACAGACACAAAAGGTGCTCTAAGTCCCGTGACTGACAATACAGAAGTAGATACTGGAATACATGTCCCTTCAGAAGATATTCCAGAGACAATGGATGAGGATTCTTCTTTGAGAGATTATACTGTAAGCATGGACTCTGACATGGAAGAACCATCTAAATTTCTTCAGGATTATGACATGCGAGCTAGCAATCACAGAGATCAATTAAGCCCATGTCCCAGCTCAGTAAGTACTAAAtcacaggcaggcagcagtgcttcTTCAAGTTCAGGGGTTAAAATGACTAGTTTTGCAGAGCAGAAATTCAGGAAGTTGAATCACACAGATAGTAGAAGCAGTGGAAGCAGTTCTCAGAAAACCACACCAGAAGGTTCTGAACTCAACATCCCTCATGTGGTTGCTTGGAATCATATTCCTGAGGAGGCATCTGTTCCTCAAGGAAGAGACACTACACAGTTACTAGCTTCTGAAATGGTACATCTTAGGATGAAGTTAGAAGAAAAGAGGCGAGCCATTGAAGCACAGAAGAAGAAAGTTGAAGCTGCATTCACGAAGCAGCGGCAGAAAATGGGAAGAACAGCATTTCTTAATGTTGTGAAAAAGAAAGGTGATGGAGTATCACCTCTCcgagaagaagcagcaggagctgaagaTGAGAAGGTATTCACTGACAGTAATCggttgaaagaaaaagaaactcaaaaatGCGATGAACAAACTAGTAAGATTTCagaattaataaaagaaaaccctgaaaattcTCACAGCAAATGGCTAAAATCTCCTGCTACTCCTATGGATGCTGAAAAGCACTGGAATTTAGCAAGCCcctcagaagaaaattttaatgAAGGAGATATCTTGGAATATACAAAATCTATTGAGAAACTAAATTCTTCCCTACACTTTCTACAACAAGAAATGCAACGTCTATCCCTTCAACAGGAGATGCTGATGCAGATGAGAGAGCAACAGGCTTGGGTTATTTCtcctcctcagccttctcctcagaAGCAGATTCGGGACTTTAAGTCTTCATCAAGGCACATGGGAACCCCATCTCCCATTGCACCTTTCTCACAGGAATCTCCTCGCTCTACACATCAATCTCCACAGTCTTCCAACAAGAAGAATGCCTCTTTTCACATTAAAATGCAAAGGACTCCTAGGCCAAATGAGCTGAAAATAACACCTCTAAATCGTACCTTGACCGCCCCGCGGTCTGTGGATAGTCTACCCCGATTGAGGAGGTTTTCTCCAAGTCAGGTTCCCATTCAGACTAGATCATTTGTTTGCTTTGGAGATGATGGTGAACATACAGGTGAACCTCAGTTAAGGGGAAATCTTTTGAAGGAAGTCAAGCCTACAGAAGAGATAACAAAAGAAGGACCAAAATTGCTGAAACAGTGTGAACAGAAGTTGGAGGAAAAGGAGATTAAGCCTATTGAATCTAATGTTTCTGAAGTATTATCTCAGCCTATCACAGAAACTGTATGCCTCACCCCAAATGAAGATCAACTAAGTCAACCAATTTTACCAACACCAGCTCCCAAAACAGCTAACTTAATTGAAGTTTCCCTATCAGATTTGAAgccaccagaaaaaaatgaagtatctGTTGAGAAGTATGAAGGTGAGAGTGATAAAGAACAGTTTGAGGATGACCAGAAAGTGTGTTGTGGATTCTTTTTTAAG GATGATCAAAAGGCAGAAAATGATATGGCAATGAAACGAGCAGCGTTATTGGAGAAGCGTTTGAGAAGGGAAAGAGAGACTCTGCTTcgaaagcagcagctggaagcagaacTAGAACACAAAAAAGAAGAGACAAG ACGCAAAACAGAAGAAGAACGTCAGAAGAAGGAGGATGAACGAGCACGGAGGGAATTTATTAAGCAGGAATATATGAGAAGGAAACAATTAAAGCTTATGGAAGAAATGGATACAGTCATAAAGCCACGTTCCCTTTccatcaaacaaaaaaagccacgTCCAAAATCTATTCATAGAGATCATATTGAATCACCTAAGACACCAATCAAAGGTCCACCAG TATCTAGTCTTTCATTGGCATCGCTGAATACAGGGGACAATGAGAGCGTGCAATCAGGCAAGAGAACACCAAG gTCTGAGTCTGTGGAAGGTTTCTTATCTCCAAGTCGCTGTGGTAGTCGTAATGGAGAAAAAGATTGGGAAAACGCATCTACAACTTCTTCAGTTGCCTCTGCTACAGAATACACAG GACCAAAGCTCTTCAAAGAACCCAGTGCTAAATCCAATAAGTATATCATTCAGAATGCGCTGGCACATTGCTGCTTGGCTGGAAAAGTAAatgaaggacaaaagaaaaagatactggAG gaaatggaaaaatccGATGCCAATAATTTCTTAATCTTGTTCCGGGATTCAGGCTGCCAGTTCAGATCTCTATATACATACTGCCCTGATACTGAAGAAATCAATAAATTAACGGGAATAGGTCCCAAATCTATCACAAAGAAAATGATAGAGGGACTGTATAAATACAACTCCGACAGGAAGCAATTTAGCCACATACCTGCTAAAACTTTGTCTGCCAGTGTTGATGCAATTACCATTCACAGCCATTTGTGGCAAACCAAGAGACCAGTAACTCCTAAGAAACTTTTACCCACCAAGGCATag